A genomic window from Catenulispora sp. MAP5-51 includes:
- a CDS encoding DUF1778 domain-containing protein — translation MELTPYVDSLRRELTTAAEVGGEAARALADRLVAPLDAAVRLTLLEALSVAAEEISAELAPGSVDVRLRGGNAGFVVTPPPAAPAVGDAVGESAPGDVRLPVAEGDDATMVRINLRLPSNLKALIEDAAAASGLSVNAWIVRATAAGLANEGRRAGRGKGSHKGDRSYGDSYSGWVR, via the coding sequence ATGGAACTCACCCCCTATGTCGACAGCCTCCGCCGAGAGCTGACGACCGCGGCCGAGGTCGGCGGCGAGGCCGCACGCGCCCTCGCCGACCGGCTGGTGGCCCCCCTCGATGCCGCCGTGCGGCTCACCCTGCTGGAGGCGCTGTCGGTCGCGGCCGAGGAGATCTCCGCCGAGCTCGCTCCGGGCTCGGTGGACGTACGGCTGCGGGGTGGGAACGCCGGGTTCGTCGTGACGCCGCCGCCGGCCGCGCCCGCCGTCGGCGATGCCGTCGGCGAGTCCGCGCCCGGGGACGTCCGGCTGCCGGTCGCCGAGGGCGACGACGCCACCATGGTGCGGATCAACCTGCGGCTGCCGTCGAATCTCAAGGCCTTGATCGAGGACGCCGCCGCGGCGTCGGGGTTGTCCGTGAACGCCTGGATCGTGCGGGCGACCGCCGCCGGGCTGGCCAACGAGGGCCGGCGTGCGGGGCGCGGCAAGGGGTCGC